The following proteins come from a genomic window of Sesamum indicum cultivar Zhongzhi No. 13 linkage group LG10, S_indicum_v1.0, whole genome shotgun sequence:
- the LOC105172055 gene encoding probable pectinesterase 29 encodes MAMFLHCIYICTAFFIFSAFTNGEFQVRSSRKLSDDDDMITVDASGHTGFSTIQAAIDSVPSNNQNWISIYVKAGVYNEQVKIPPDKTFIHLRGEGIGKTNVVWGAHDTMLTSATFASMADNIIVSGFTFVNSYNYPPSKNGSPVKPAVAAKISGDKSAFYECSFLGFQDTLLDDAGRHYFKLCNIEGAIDFIFGGGQSIYEVTINLHLAIYLK; translated from the exons ATGGCCATGTTTCTTCACTGTATATACATTTGTACAgcttttttcatcttttctgCATTCACAAATGGTGAGTTTCAAGTAAGATCAAGCAGGAAATTGTCAGACGACGACGATATGATCACTGTCGATGCATCGGGCCACACGGGGTTTTCGACTATTCAAGCAGCCATTGATTCTGTCCCTTCAAACAACCAGAATTGGATTTCCATCTATGTCAAAGCTGGAGTTTATAA TGAGCAGGTGAAAATCCCTCCGGACAAGACATTCATCCATCTCAGAGGAGAAGGAATAGGGAAAACTAATGTTGTATGGGGTGCACATGACACAATGTTGACTTCCGCAACGTTTGCGTCTATGGCTGATAATATCATCGTATCGGGGTTTACTTTTGTG aattcttacaattaTCCCCCAAGCAAGAACGGGAGTCCGGTGAAGCCGGCGGTGGCCGCGAAGATCTCCGGCGACAAGTCGGCTTTCTATGAGTGCAGTTTCTTGGGGTTTCAGGACACGTTGTTGGATGATGCGGGCAGACACTATTTCAAGCTTTGTAACATTGAAGGAGCCATTGATTTCATCTTTGGAGGTGGTCAATCCATTTATGAGGTAACTATCAATCTGCATTTGGCTATATATCTTAAATAG
- the LOC105172056 gene encoding uncharacterized protein LOC105172056, protein MSVNYDNWERLVGAVLRREGDREIALADSRDPSIISSSSRTSSASADSRDPSIIIIISRTSSASAFSTSDLSSFTSYISQFDHTPSGIRLPMDYTDLKLDHHEWKTMLPPDKPEAVWTSASLSFSLDPGTGKNCFMLGATKLVVFLPDSWEIRSHPKSRMCRFEEVVVPRDSWGFDIRGRIHTRMLSPETFYEVYLVYELADKGTEMDNFARARITNLFRGRALDIYHPRSQEKMVRLFQPSSGRDDGWMEIQLGCFYVGYALRGEVEVQLSDINYRMNIIVEGIEFRPMKAKKTFGFFQYNEYRFPYRIKWFHAAVSESITVRGIFDFLLVEGYYPYRDINVDQGSQGVVEARFLERNGYGMEGLVIEVIFLIEMAMNYDNWERLVGAVLRREGDREIALADSRDPSISGSRTSSAFAPSTSDLSSSASYISRFDHTPNLTRLPMDYTDLTLDHHEWKTMLPPDKHEAVWRSAALSFSLDPDTGKNCFTLGVAKLVFVPEGWEMKSHPKSRMCRFKEVAVPRYSWGLDIRGRITTQMLTPETLYEAYLVFELADKNTKIEYFAQARVRNFFRGRELDIDRPGRQEKMVSFQPSSGRDDGWMEIQLGCFYVDHGLKGEVEARLLDTNYRMDIIVEGIEFRPMKAKKSTKPKGFFQTFGFRQHN, encoded by the exons atGTCTGTAAACTATGACAACTGGGAGAGGCTGGTTGGAGCAGTCTTGCGGCGGGAGGGAGACAGGGAAATAGCCTTGGCCGATTCCAGGGATCCCAGCAtcatcagcagcagcagcagaacTAGCTCCGCCTCCGCCGATTCCAGGGATCccagcatcatcatcatcatcagcagAACTAGCTCCGCCTCCGCGTTTTCTACTTCAGATCTAAGCAGTTTTACCTCCTATATTTCTCAGTTTGATCATACCCCAAGTGGTATTCGATTACCTATGGACTACACCGACCTAAAGCTCGATCACCACGAATGGAAGACGATGCTGCCGCCAGATAAACCTGAAGCAGTATGGACATCGGCCTCTCTG AGCTTTTCTCTTGATCCAGGGACGGGAAAGAACTGTTTCATGCTGGGAGCAACAAAACTTGTAGTATTCTTACCTGATAGTTGGGAAATCAGATCTCACCCAAAATCAAG AATGTGCAGATTCGAGGAGGTGGTTGTGCCAAGAGACTCGTGGGGGTTTGACATCCGAGGCAGAATACATACACGAATGCTTTCTCCAGAAACTTTTTATGAAGTATATCTTGTGTATGAATTAGCTGATAAGGGCACAGAAATGGACAATTTTGCCCGTGCAAGAATTACAAATCTTTTTCGTGGACGTGCATTAGACATCTATCATCCTAGAAGTCAAGAAAAGATGGTGCGCTTATTTCAACCAAGTAGTGGAAGAGACGATGGGTGGATGGAAATACAACTTGGATGTTTCTATGTTGGTTATGCCCTCCGCGGAGAGGTGGAGGTGCAGTTGTCGGATATAAACTATAGAATGAACATTATTGTTGAAGGTATTGAGTTTCGACCTATGAAGGCCAAGAAAACTTTtggattttttcaatataatgaATACCG ttttccATACCGTATCAAATGGTTTCACGCGGCAGTATCTGAAAGCATAACTGTCAG GGgcatttttgactttttgctCGTCGAGGGCTACTACCCTTATAGAGATATCAACGTTGATCAGGGCAGCCAAGGAGTGGTGGAGGCGCGGTTTCTGGAGAGGAATGGCTACGGAATGGAGGGCCTCGTTATTGAAG taattttcttgattgagATGGCTATGAACTATGACAACTGGGAGAGGCTGGTTGGAGCAGTCTTGCGGCGGGAGGGAGACAGGGAAATTGCCTTGGCCGATTCCAGGGATCCCAGCATCAGCGGCAGCAGAACTAGCTCCGCCTTCGCGCCCTCTACTTCAGATCTAAGCAGTTCTGCCTCCTATATTTCTCGATTTGATCATACCCCCAATCTTACTCGATTACCTATGGACTATACGGACCTAACGCTCGATCACCACGAATGGAAGACGATGCTGCCGCCTGATAAACATGAAGCAGTATGGAGATCGGCCGCCCTG AGCTTCTCCCTTGATCCAGATACAGGAAAGAACTGTTTCACTCTGGGAGTTGCAAAACTTGTATTCGTACCTGAAGGTTGGGAAATGAAATCTCACCCCAAATCAAG AATGTGCAGATTCAAGGAGGTGGCTGTGCCAAGATACTCGTGGGGGCTTGATATCCGAGGCAgaattacaacacaaatgcttacTCCAGAGACTCTTTATGAAGCGTATCTTGTATTTGAACTAGCtgataaaaacacaaaaatagaatattttgcACAGGCAAGAGTTAGAAATTTTTTCCGTGGGCGTGAACTAGATATCGATCGTCCCGGAAGGCAAGAAAAGATGGTGAGCTTTCAACCAAGCAGTGGAAGAGACGACGGGTGGATGGAAATACAACTTGGATGTTTCTATGTTGATCATGGCCTCAAAGGAGAGGTGGAGGCGCGGTTATTGGATACAAACTATAGAATGGACATCATTGTTGAAGGTATTGAGTTTCGCCCTATGAAGGCCAAGAAAAGCACAAAGCCAAAGGGATTCTTTCAAACTTTTGGATTTCGTCAACATAATTAA